Genomic window (Vigna radiata var. radiata cultivar VC1973A chromosome 1, Vradiata_ver6, whole genome shotgun sequence):
ACTACACTCTAGGAAAGGCGTGGTCTGGAATCAAGCCATCAGCAGATCACCTGAGGATATTTGGATCTGTGTGTTACAAACACGTTCCAACAGGTGCATACAGATTATACAGTCCAAAGAAGAATGAGATTGTGATTAGCATAGATGTATTGATAGACGAGTATGCTACATTCAATTGGCTGGAAGTAGAAACTGATTTGAATCCTAGTGTTGTTGCATCTAGCTAGCTGGAGGAGAAAAGGCTTGAAGAGACTGAACATATAGTTGCTAATGAAGAAGTTAACAATAGAAGATAACAAAGAGCTCGGTTCCCCTCAACAAGACTTGCGGATCATGAGGTGTTCACGGATAATGAGATTACAGATTCAGGTGATCTtgttatttttccttcttaGCCGATGCTGAAACACTCACGTGGAAGCAAGCTTTTGATatagaagaatggaaaaaagCGATGATGGAAGAGTTGAAAGCAATTTAGAAGAATAAAACTTCGGAAATGGTGGAGCTGCCTCGATATAGGGATGGCaatgggtcgggtcgggcacggatagtgcctacccgctaCCCGGCCTGCTAAGTAAAATTGTGCCTGATACACGCCCCGCTACCCGTTGGATACACGTTATCCAAactccagaaaaaaaaatataaataataaacaggtaataaaaaaaaactgttgGACTGGCCCATTTAGTCTCTTTTAGATCAGAAACCACTGGGGTTTCTTATTCTCAAACAAAGAGAGCAGCCTAGCCACCACCACCTCCTCTAATAACCTCTGCACTCTCTATAAcctaccaccaccaccttctTTTATCGATGCCGCAACAGCTCCCGACCGCACCATTAGCGGTGCCACCATGTTTCCCGGCTTCACTGCCGTCGCCATTACCTTTCTCTTCTCCCTGTACAGCGCGTCAAGGTGGAAATAAGGGTACGTTTTCAAATCTTCCTCCGCTTGTTGCTTTCGTTCACTTTCTTGAAGTACTTGTTGATGTTCTcccacttttcttttctttgcaccTTTTCGCGTTTCAATTGTATCTAAGCTTCCTCATCGGGGATGAGATCTCTTCCCATACGTTCTCCTGATACCTTGCATCTAGGTTCCTTTGGAGCGGTAGAAGGCGGCAGAACAAGGCAACTTTGCCTGATTCTAATTAgaagaagaaaccctaaaaagggattttattctgatttgaaaaaaaacctaaaaagtgATTTAGGCTTGGCCCAATTTTAGAAAGCAGATTCAACAGAAAAGAAAgtctgataaaaaataattaaaggataaatttgtaattttatttctctaacgggtagcgggtacccCGGGTACGGATaatgtgatacccgaacccgacccgttaacaagcgggtattaaaatacccgctacccgtggGTACCTTTTACTCGCGGGTACTAAATACCCGTAGCAGATTTTATCCGCAGATACCCGCGGGTACAggtttttttgccatccctaggtGTATAAAACTAGGTATAAACAGGATGGCAGCATAGCTAAGTTGAAAGCTAGACTGGTTGCAAACGGGTTCTTGTAGAAGCCTAGAGTTGATTTCACTGATGTTTTTGCACCAGTTGCAAGGCTAGAGACCGTGAGACTCGTTGCTATTGTTACAAGTCTGAAAGGTTGGAAGATATGCCAAATGGATGTGAAGTCAACGTTTTTGAATGGCCCTTTAGAAGAAGAAGTATACGTGAGACAACCACCTGGATTTGAGAAGAAAGGTGAGGAGTGGAAAGTATATAAGTTGAACAAAGCCTTGTATGGGCTTAGACAGGCACCCCGGGCCTGGAACACTCATATTAATTCTTGGCTTATTAAACTTGGATTCCAAAAGTGCACGATTGAGTTAGGAGTCTATGTGAAACAAATTGAACAACATGGTGTTCTATTGATTTGTTTGTACGTTGATGATTTGCTTATAACAGGGAGTTCAACAAAAGCAATTAAGGAGTTTAAGACCAGAATGAAAGGAGAATTTGAAACGACTGATCTTGGTAATCTGAGTTATTTTCTTAGACTAGAATTTTTCCAAACTTTTGATGGTATGTTTGTGCATCAAAAAAGATATATTAGTGAAGTCTTGAGGAGATTTGGCATGGAAGGTTGCAACAGCGCTAATATACCAGTTATGGCAAACACAAAGCTGCCTATCCAGGCAGATGATAGAAAGGTTGATGCTACCTTGTTTAAAAAGATTGTAGGATCACTTAGGTATGTATGTAATAGTAGACCGGATATAAGTTATGGTGTTGGGCTAGTGAGTAGATTCATGAGCGATCCCAAACAATCCCACCTTTCTACTGCCAAACATATATTGCGCTGTCTAAAAGGAACAACAGTGCAAATGGAGTTTTAAGAGTTTAGAATGATTCAGATTGGTGTGGAGATCAAATGGATAGAAAGAGCACATATGGCTACTTGTTCAAGTATATGGGAGCATCAATTACCTGGTGTTCAAGGAAGCAGAATGTTGTAGCACTCTCATCCTGTGAAGCCGAATATATAGCTTTAGTTGAGACTACGTGCCAATGTGCTTGGTTGGAGACAATCCTAGATGAAATGAAGATTGAATGATGTAAACCAATACATCTATTGATAGACAATAGATTGGCCATTAGTCTATCCAGAAATCCTGTTTCTCATGGCAGGAACAAACACATAGAAACCAAGTTCCACTACCTGAGAGATCAAGTTGGCAAAGGAAGGTTGGAACTAGTATAGTGTCCCACAAAAATCTTCACCAAAGCTTTAAGACAAAGAAGATTTGAGAAGCTGTTAAATTGTTTTGGAGTTAAATTATAAAGAGTTTAGTTTTAGAGGGGTGTGTTGAGAATGTAAAACAAAACTTCTAAGGGCTTTAACTGTTTTCTGATCAGTTAGACGCTTCCTATGTCTTAGATATATACCCTGTATTGTACATTCATTTTTTGGTTAATGAAAAATAGCACAACTCGTTTCTCTCCCTCTCGATTATTCTTTCATCTTCTGCATAATACACTAGGTTACTGTCATAAAATAACAGCAGAAACAATTgctggaaaaagaaaaagagaaagctaAAACCAACAACTAAGCTTAATTGTAGTTACCAGAGTGGAAGTAGTAACGATGAATATTGGTGATAATGGCTCCTGGATGAACAGAATTAGCAGTAATATCTACTCCATCTTCCTGCTCACCATATCAAAGAagtaaattacatatataagaCGCATTGAACAAGTTAACATAAACCGTAATAACATCTGCCTCAGGAATTATGATGGAATACTATAGATATTAACATACCTTAAGACGTCTTGCAAGTTCATTGGCATGTAAAATGTTAGCAAGCTTTGACTGAGCATATGCACAAAACTTGCTATAACTGTACACAAAGAACCAAAAATAATGAACAACATAAAACCCTTATCCTGCATGCGTAACACAACACAAAATCACATTTATATGCTTAACTTTAAATGCAAATTAAAAAACTGTACTGTCTCAAATTTTATCTAAGTTAATTATGTACACATTTAGGTTAAGAACTGTGTCAATTTCTTATGTGACTGGTTgatttttaatagataaattcattttttataaagaaaagaaaaagaaaattccagaataatttatcttaatttataggtttaaactcttttatgtccctaagttaagttctgatgttcagtatAGTCTTCGTTTTAAAAAATGTCTACCTTTagttcctatgatatgaaaaatgtatcaaatcagtcctcatgacagcacttaatgaacaataaatcacaagttttcatacctaggtatccaatattttgtgatttattaCCGCAaagtgttatgaacaacaaaacacttaatgaaaaacttgtgatttgttaaccaataggactgatttgatacatttttcatattatagagactaaaggttgacatttttaaaagcggtgactaaactgaacatcagaacttaacttaaggaccaaaaaacggtttaaacctaatttgtatttttacaaCTTCTTACCTTGATTCATCATTAATTTTATCGAAACGGATTCCTCCACGATAGGATAATCGATAAGCACAGGAGGTGACATTAATAATTCTTCCTTCTCGCATACTTTCATGTGTTGTTTTCTTCATAGTATCTAACAACagatttgttaaaagaaaatggCCTGCATGTGGGGTATTGTGTCAGTTAGAAGAGTTCGATTCAAGTCCAATAACATAAAATCCTCGtattagaattataaaaaaaaaaatatttcaaaatattattttcaatagtAACCGTTAgactttaaaaaaatctaaactttttttaatactatttgttttatgttttcaagaaaaaataaattttaaaaaatatatcattcttaagtttatttttctaaattctttaaACGTATTTGAAAGAGTCATGATATTTTAAACTATCCCAAACTATATATTATGAGGTTTTAGAAGGACTACATTGTATCATGTTGTGAAACATTTGATAGGTTCTACTTACCTATATGATTAGTAGCAAATTGCAGTTCAATATTGTCCTCAGACAGCGTGAAAGGGGTTCCATATATTCCTGCATTGTTTCTTAAATTGCAAAAAATAAGGCGCAACATTAGTACTCCattaattgttttcttaaattattagaataaatatGTTATGCAGAGAGTGTGATTGCCTGTTTTATTAGATCCGAGTCTATCTATTCAAGATTCATTATTCTTCTTTACATGGTCACAAATATTTCTTTACTATTTGTaaatgaatttttcaattttagataaatataattagaactttcattcatatgaaaaacaacatattattaaaataaatgtagatAAATCACTTCTAtatcacaaaaaataataataaaagaatttattgaAGCAAAATATACGtccacaaataaaaaagaaaatattgaataagagaaacaaaataactaattatatatattatccatttaattatattttattctcatataCATTAATTGGTtgagtaaaatatataataaattacaactAGCTTAAAATAGATATCCTTAACTCATACTTATAGctaggtttttaattttaaataaaaaattaatcaacaattcaaataagtctcaatcttgaatttatataaaaaatgtgatCAGAAGTTGTTTATACTTACATAAGAATGTTCAATGGAAGAGCAGATGAAATGAAGTTTGATGCAAACTTTCTAACAGATGCCATTGAACTAAGGTCTAATTCCATGTAATCAAGTTTAGCAGTAGGAATCTCTTTAAGCATTCCTTCTTTAACATCTTTTGCAGTAACCAAATTTCTGACTCCCATTATTACATGAACACCACGCATAGCAAGAACACGAGCAGTCTCAACGCCAATACCACTGGTTGCACCTGTTTGTTCTCATTGTCAACAACATCATAAATGtacaaacaaaaagagaaacagATTCCAAAATTTGCCGTATAGTTAGTTATTGACCTTAAGCTTAATTTATTCTtgttaaaaagaagaaacaataattttaattttcttgaagaaaaaagaagtgaaCACCTGTAACAATCGCAGTGAGGGAAGTGCCATGGATTCCTTCAGTAACTTGTTCAGCAGTCGAAGCAGATGAAAACGCAGAACCCTTTCTTCTGCTCATTctgtgtttttttcttctgtctCTGAATGAAAACGCTCTCagcaaagaaaatataaaactcaGTTATAGCCGCttctcttatttatatatatatatatatatatatatatatatatatatatatttgaatattgattacgtgtcaatcggTGATTGATCGTAAATTACTtcttaatcaataataataatcataaacactattatagAGTAATTTACGAACACGTAATAATGTCCAAATGTTATCAacaaaatgttgtctaaatatcattatgatatatatatatatatatatatatatatatatatatatatatatatatatatatatatatatatatatatataaaagtaatattgatAATCCAAATAACACTAATGCGTATTATTGATAAGTCTAATGGGAAGGCTAAGAGGAACCGGGTCCATGATTGATGATGATAATTGTTGTTTAACTATCTATCTAATAAttgcaaaaatattaaatcatatacTCGGTTGACTAAATGTGTTAGTAAATGTCATACATTACATTATAGTAATTGCTAACA
Coding sequences:
- the LOC111240511 gene encoding short-chain dehydrogenase TIC 32, chloroplastic-like; this encodes MRGVHVIMGVRNLVTAKDVKEGMLKEIPTAKLDYMELDLSSMASVRKFASNFISSALPLNILINNAGIYGTPFTLSEDNIELQFATNHIGHFLLTNLLLDTMKKTTHESMREGRIINVTSCAYRLSYRGGIRFDKINDESSYSKFCAYAQSKLANILHANELARRLKEDGVDITANSVHPGAIITNIHRYYFHSGLAAVLKKLIGFAFKNVERGASTTCYVALHPEVRGISGEYFADNKMAKVGSKGRDIELAKKLWNFSLNLIN